The following are from one region of the Salvia hispanica cultivar TCC Black 2014 chromosome 1, UniMelb_Shisp_WGS_1.0, whole genome shotgun sequence genome:
- the LOC125201590 gene encoding uncharacterized protein LOC125201590 — protein sequence MGILSWFTGGRSNGNSAPKKEQPAPSGPKLEAAEAPGMNGAVEVRRPDADISVFEFGSVAASADKVTLAGYCPVSDELEPCRWEILPASGSDAPQFRVVF from the coding sequence ATGGGAATTCTCTCTTGGTTCACCGGAGGGAGGAGCAACGGCAACAGCGCCCCTAAAAAGGAGCAACCCGCTCCGTCCGGCCCGAAGCTCGAAGCGGCGGAGGCCCCCGGAATGAACGGCGCGGTGGAGGTCCGCCGCCCCGACGCGGATATCTCGGTTTTCGAATTCGGTTCGGTCGCCGCCTCCGCGGATAAGGTGACGCTGGCCGGCTACTGCCCCGTCTCCGACGAGCTCGAGCCCTGCCGGTGGGAGATTCTGCCCGCGAGTGGCTCTGACGCGCCGCAGTTCCGCGTGGTGTTTTGA
- the LOC125201431 gene encoding pheophytinase, chloroplastic-like, translating to MMEIISCHTARCCYVLDFRGVNHLRIRRSKLPILRGGRFFCFLSEPGSASSRFSRVDSLRLKRLHQHRRSGRVCSRGKYEHVGSSVVTGTSYSYILDGEEGGSSVSDGVRSVPKVSIPSLPGGENGDGVDLISSRFWEWKPKLIVHYDTSGSENTDSPPVLFLPGFGVGSFHYEKQLKDLGRDYKVWALDFLGQGMSLPVEDPTLQSQDREKGSLDGQTSVWGFGDESKTWAEELVFSVDLWRDQVRCFIEEVIKEPVYLVGNSLGGFVALYFAACHPELVKGVALLNATPFWGFLPNRERSPRLSRLFPWAGTFPLPSSLKKFIEILWQKISDPRSVTEILKQVYSDHTTDVDEVYSRIIETTRHPAAAASFASIIFAPQGRLTFEENLDRCRMNNTPICLMYGKDDPWVRPVWGLQVKRRVPDAPYYEISPAGHCPHDEVPEVVNFLLRGWIRNLESDGSAMLPLLDGESSEHGVCKDLEFTREGSRRSVRVQFYGSKLSVWNWLNYQLKALFI from the exons ATGATGGAGATCATTTCTTGCCACACCGCACGCTGCTGTTATGTTTTAGACTTTAGAGGGGTTAACCACTTGAGAATTCGGAGATCCAAGCTCCCCATACTTAGGGGGGGGAGgttcttttgttttctatCAGAACCAGGGTCTGCGTCTTCAAGATTTTCTCGTGTAGATAGTCTGAGGTTGAAGAGGCTCCACCAACATCGAAGGTCTGGGAGAGTTTGCTCTCGTGGCAAATATGAACATGTTGGTTCAAGTGTCGTAACTGGAACTTCTTACTCTTATATACTTGATGGTGAAGAGGGTGGGAGCAGTGTGTCTGATGGTGTTCGGTCAGTCCCCAAGGTATCGATTCCTAGCTTGCCAGGCGGAGAAAATGGTGATGGTGTAGATTTAATCAGCAGCCGTTTCTGGGAATGGAAGCCGAagttaattgttcattatgaTACATCAGGATCTGAGAATACTGATTCCCCACCAGTTCTCTTCCTTCCTGGATTCGGTGTGGGGTCGTTTCACTATGAAAAACAGCTCAAAGATCTTGGTCGTGATTACAAGGTGTGGGCCTTAGATTTTCTTGGCCAGGGCATGTCATTACCGGTTGAAGATCCAACTTTGCAGTCTCAAGATAGAGAAAAGGGCTCGTTAGATGGACAAACAAGTGTTTGGGGATTCGGAGATGAGAGTAAGACTTGGGCCGAAGAGCTTGTCTTTTCAGTCGACCTGTGGAGGGATCAAGTACGCTGTTTTATAGAAGAG GTGATTAAAGAACCTGTTTATCTTGTGGGAAATTCTCTTGGAGGGTTTGTGGCTCTGTATTTTGCAGCATGCCACCCTGAATTGGTAAAAGGTGTCGCTTTGCTCAATGCAACGCCGTTTTGGGGATTTCTCCCTAATCGTGAAAGATCTCCAAGACTATCGCGACTCTTCCCCTGGGCGGGAACGTTCCCTCTCCCTTCTAGCCTCAAAAAATTTATCGAAATTCT ATGGCAGAAAATAAGTGATCCAAGAAGTGTCACAGAGATACTGAAGCAAGTTTACTCAGATCATACAACTGATGTTGATGAAGTGTATTCTCGTATCATTGAGACCACACGACATCCAGCTGCCGCTGCATCGTTTGCTTCTATTATATTTGCTCCTCAGGGGCGACTAACCTTCGAGGAAAATTTGGACAG GTGTCGAATGAACAATACACCCATTTGTCTCATGTACGGGAAGGACGACCCTTGGGTGAGGCCTGTCTGGGGTTTGCAGGTGAAACGTCGAGTTCCAGATGCTCCATATTACGAGATAAGCCCTGCCGGTCACTGCCCCCATGACGAGGTTCCTGAG GTTGTGAACTTTCTCCTGCGTGGTTGGATCCGGAACCTGGAGTCGGATGGTTCGGCCATGCTGCCTTTGCTCGATGGGGAAAGCAGCGAGCATGGCGTCTGCAAGGACTTGGAATTTACGAGAGAAGGTTCTAGAAGATCGGTGCGGGTGCAGTTCTACGGATCCAAGTTATCAGTCTGGAATTGGTTAAATTATCAGCTGAAAGCTCTTTTCATCTGA
- the LOC125200703 gene encoding ADP,ATP carrier protein 1, mitochondrial-like has protein sequence MTMDKPHYPTTAQKLSGQLFRSTPTQRFGAFEGGQPQPSLYQSQYKYGNYSNAALTYPCQMTCDLSLVKSTASQVFAQAPAEKGFAGFAIDFLMGGVSAAVSKTAAAPIERVKLLIQNQDEMLKTGRLSKPYGGIGECFSRTIKEEGFGSLWRGNTANVIRYFPTQALNFAFKDYFKRLFNFKKDRDGYWKWFAGNLASGGAAGASSLLFVYSLDYARTRLANDAKAAKKGGERQFNGLIDVYRKTLASDGIAGLYRGFNISCVGIIVYRGLYFGMYDSLKPVLLTGSLQDSFFASFALGWLITNGAGLASYPIDTVRRRMMMTSGEAVKYKSSLDAFSQILKNEGAKSLFKGAGANILRAIAGAGVLAGYDKLQLLVLGKKYGSGGA, from the exons ATGACTATGGACAAGCCACACTACCCTACTACTGCACAAAAGTTGTCTGGGCAACTTTTCAGATCAACCCCCACTCAGCGTTTCGGAGCATTTGAAGGTGGTCAGCCTCAGCCATCTTTATATCAATCACAATATAAATATGGGAACTACAGTAATGCTGCATTGACATATCCATGTCAAATGACATGCGACCTTTCTCTTGTCAAGTCTACTGCCTCCCAAGTTTTTGCCCAAGCCCCTGCAGAGAAAGGATTTGCTGGCTTTGCCATTGATTTTCTCATGGGTGGAGTCTCTGCTGCTGTGTCCAAAACAGCTGCAGCTCCTATTGAGCGTGTGAAACTGCTGATACAAAACCAGGATGAAATGCTTAAGACTGGTAGATTATCTAAACCATACGGAGGTATCGGTGAATGTTTCTCGCGAACAATTAAAGAAGAAGGATTTGGTTCTTTGTGGAGAGGAAACACTGCTAATGTGATCCGTTACTTCCCAACCCAG GCCTTGAATTTTGCATTCAAAGATTATTTCAAGAGGCTTTTCAACTTTAAGAAAGACAGGGATGGTTACTGGAAATGGTTTGCTGGGAACTTGGCTTCAGGTGGTGCAGCTGGTGCTTCGTCTCTCCTCTTTGTTTACTCTCTGGACTATGCTCGTACTAGATTGGCTAATGATGCCAAGGCTGCAAAGAAGGGAGGAGAGAGGCAGTTCAACGGCTTGATTGATGTCTACAGGAAGACTTTGGCGTCCGATGGCATTGCTGGACTCTATCGTGGATTCAACATATCATGTGTAGGAATCATTGTTTACCGTGGTCTCTACTTTGGAATGTATGATTCCTTGAAGCCAGTTCTTCTCACTGGCTCGCTGCAG GATAGTTTTTTTGCTAGCTTTGCCCTGGGTTGGTTGATCACAAATGGTGCTGGTCTTGCATCGTACCCAATCGATACTGTTCGCAGACGTATGATGATGACATCTGGTGAAGCAGTGAAATACAAAAGCTCATTGGATGCGTTCTCTCAGATCTTGAAGAACGAGGGTGCCAAATCTCTGTTCAAGGGTGCTGGAGCTAACATTCTGAGGGCCATTGCTGGTGCTGGTGTGCTTGCTGGATACGACAAGCTGCAGTTACTCGTCCTTGGAAAGAAATATGGATCCGGCGGCGCATAA
- the LOC125201221 gene encoding splicing factor 3B subunit 6-like protein → MAAAISLRKGNTRLPPEVNRVLYIRNLPFNITSEEMYDIFGKYGAIRQIRIGTNKDTRGTAFVVYEDIYDAKTAVDHLSGFNVANRYLIVLYYQQAKMGKKFDQKKKEEEIQKLQEKYGISTPKDK, encoded by the coding sequence ATGGCAGCAGCAATCAGCCTCCGCAAAGGGAACACCCGGCTCCCGCCGGAGGTGAACCGCGTGCTCTACATTCGGAACCTTCCGTTCAACATCACGAGCGAGGAGATGTACGACATCTTTGGCAAGTACGGGGCGATACGGCAGATCCGCATCGGCACCAACAAGGACACTCGCGGCACCGCCTTCGTGGTCTACGAGGATATCTATGACGCCAAGACTGCTGTGGACCACCTCTCTGGCTTCAACGTGGCGAACCGGTACCTGATCGTCCTCTATTACCAGCAGGCGAAGATGGGGAAGAAGTTTGAccagaagaagaaggaggaaGAAATCCAGAAGCTCCAGGAGAAGTACGGCATCTCCACGCCCAAAGATAAGTAG
- the LOC125201219 gene encoding E3 ubiquitin-protein ligase makorin-like — protein sequence MSKRVLCKFFANGACLKGEHCEYSHDWKAPPNNICTFYQKGVCAYGTRCRYDHIKVSRLQSPALSSSVELSSAKEVSTRAVTLGSTAFTGVSVEQSSYNFPLHPPSIPAWGENSGNCDNLVTLQGDDDLADFRDVDPADQPICSFAAAGDCPHGVSCPRVHGDLCPTCGKHCLHPFRPQEREEHLNTCEKRQKHLEALTHSQEIECSVCLEKILSKPSVAERKFGILSECDHPFCIACIRNWRSTSRSSGMDANSALRSCPICRKLSYFVIPSVIWYSSKDDKQEIVDSYKSKLRSIDCKHFDFGNGTCPFGTSCFYKHAYRDGRLEEVSLRHLGAEDGNIVIAKNVRLSDFLSNMRLR from the exons ATGTCTAAACG GGTTCTCTGCAAATTCTTTGCTAATGGTGCATGTCTAAAAGGGGAACACTGTGAGTATTCACATGATTGGAAGGCCCCACCTAATAAT ATATGTACGTTCTACCAGAAAGGAGTTTGTGCTTATGGCACTCGATGTAGATATGATCACATCAAAGTTTCTCGGTTACAGTCGCCGGCTTTATCCTCATCAGTTGAGCTTTCTTCAGCCAAGGAGGTTTCTACTAGAGCTGTGACATTAGGTTCCACTGCTTTTACTGGTGTTAGTGTTGAACAGTCATCTTATAACTTTCCACTTCATCCTCCTAGTATACCAGCATGGGGAGAGAATTCTGGGAATTGTGATAATCTAGTAACTCTACAAGGCGATGATGATTTGGCAGACTTTAGGGATGTAGATCCTGCTGACCAACCAATATGCTCTTTTGCTGCTGCCGGGGATTGTCCACATGGTGTGAGTTGCCCTAGAGTTCATGGGGATCTTTGTCCTACCTGTGGGAAGCATTGCTTGCATCCTTTTAGGCCTCAAGAAAGAGAAGAACACTTGAACACATGTGAAAAAAGGCAAAAACATTTAGAAGCATTAACACATAGTCAAGAAATAGAATGCAGTGTTTGTCTTGAGAAGATCCTCTCAAAACCTTCGGTAGCTGAACGTAAATTTGGAATATTGTCAGAGTGTGATCATCCATTTTGTATAGCATGCATTAGGAATTGGCGTAGTACTTCACGATCATCTGGCATGGATGCTAATTCTGCATTAAGATCCTGCCCTATATGTCGGAAGCTTTCATACTTTGTGATTCCTAGTGTCATTTGGTATTCCTCAAAAGATGATAAGCAAGAAATTGTTGACAGTTACAAGTCCAAGCTGAG ATCTATTGATTGCAAGCACTTTGACTTTGGGAACGGGACCTGCCCATTTGGCACCAGTTGTTTTTATAAG CATGCATATCGTGATGGTCGTCTTGAGGAAGTTTCCCTTCGCCATCTTGGAGCGGAAGATGGAAATATAGTTATTGCCAAAAATGTTAG GCTCTCCGATTTTCTTAGTAATATGCGGCTAAGATGA